aagcaaggggggggggggggaggattCAAGCGAccagacaaaatgaaaacagattctCAGCTCAGTTCCGTCTCTCCCACAACTGCTGTGACAACTCTATTAAAGTGCATTTCAGTATCTCCCCTCTCAGGAACCTCACAATCAAACCTCCTCTTCCTCCGcaagaaaaaagtaattcaaGTTAATGCTCCACTCCGACCGGTTTCAGCCTTTTTATGGACTCCTGCTTTTTCCCCGCCCCGATGTCTCAGCCgctatttgcttttaaatgtggAAACGCCCCCTCCCCAGCAATACTGTCAATTCAAGTGCTAACTTCAGCCGTCAAGGGCAACAGTTCTGGATACAGCACACTTGATTGTACAAGCAAACACCTTAATATCACAATCAAGAAAGCCGGGGCATCTGACCCCGAGGGGGAGCATCACGTCCCCCCTTCACCATCCATAGCATCGCATGGaaaataatagttaaaaaaaaaaatcatcatcatcatcataacaataacaaagaaaatcagaacatGATTTGCTATGAACATCATTCGTTATGTACAGCGGCTCCTGCAACAGATGTGGGAACTCCGTTGGTTCTCAGTTTTATTGTCCTTTCTAAGAGCAACTGAGCAGTCACTGTTGTCtccatttaaataaaacaactcagagttgaaatatatatatatatagatatatatataagcattttcttcttaaataacaTATTTACATCTAATAGAAAATATAACTCTAGAGATAATCTTTCCAACGAAATGTGAGAcgtggaggaaaaaataaaccaaaccaaaacaaacccaaatcaAACCATAAAAGAAGAATGAGGGAATGAATTTAGGACAGTTTCTAAATCCTCTCCGGGAAattaaaacaatcaaaaaatcaaaagaagaaaaggaaataaagcccACCGAGCTCTAACCAAGCTTTTGTCTGGATCTAGCCCGAAGAAAagccccagcaccaccaccaccagtgGGAACTCATCGCTTCTCCTTAAAGAATCCTTGGTCCGTGCTGCTCTCCTTAATGGTGACGGTCAAAAAGTTAGAGGTCACGTCGGTGACCACCACCTTCTCCAGGTTGCTGAGCGAGGGGCTCCACGACTCCTCCTCAGGGTCCCCCAGGATCCGAGCCACAGGGATGCGGGCAATGAGGGAGGGTCGCCCTGCAGGGCCCCCACCATCACGGAACAGCCCCCCCCCAGGGCCAGGCCCCACGGCTCCGTGCAGCAGTTTGGGGTCCAGCCCGCCCGGCCCTTTGGGGTCCAGCAGGTCAGAGCGGTGTTTGGCCACACGTGGTGCGTAGGGGTCGGCAGCACCCAGCTTGGTGCCCACCTCCAGGCGGTTGGGGCCGGGTACGGTGCTGCTGAGGTCGGGCTCGGGCCGACGAGCCAGCTGGATGACACTGTGTCCCGAGGAGAACTTGGCAGCACCCGCCGCCTCCTCCATCTTCCTGGCCTTGAGGTAGTCCCCCACTTTGTCCCCCGGCTCCCCCAGTTTCCTCTTGGAGGCGTCCAGACTCTCCGCCAGGTCCTTATACAGCTCCTTCCTCGGCTTCGGGCCCCGCTTTTTGGGGGTCTCCCCAGGTTTCTCCTCCACCCGGAGGACGCGGTCCCGCACGCCATCTGCTTTGggcacgctgctgctgctgctgccctgcgGGGTCAGGGCCATATTCCTGAGTCCTTCCCGTGCACGGGACGTGGAGCCCAACTCCTGCGGGGAGCGCCCGGGGTATGGAACACGGATACCCCTGGACGAGTCGCTGCGGAACTCATAGGTTTTAGCTTTGGCCTTTGCCTGGGCctgcaaagaaaaccaacaccCCATGAGTTCATCACCCCGACACCCAACCGCAGCCCATGGGACCCCACACAGAACATCCCACATCCGTGAAGGGACCGAGGGGTTGTCCGCTccccactccctgcagtgctcccaCCTCACCTTTAGCAGG
The Coturnix japonica isolate 7356 chromosome 18, Coturnix japonica 2.1, whole genome shotgun sequence DNA segment above includes these coding regions:
- the CBX8 gene encoding chromobox protein homolog 8 isoform X1; translation: MELSAVGERVFAAEALLKRRIRKGRMEYLVKWKGWSQKYSTWEPEENILDARLLAAFEESFGSFDTSREREMELFGPKKRGPKPKTFLLKAQAKAKAKTYEFRSDSSRGIRVPYPGRSPQELGSTSRAREGLRNMALTPQGSSSSSVPKADGVRDRVLRVEEKPGETPKKRGPKPRKELYKDLAESLDASKRKLGEPGDKVGDYLKARKMEEAAGAAKFSSGHSVIQLARRPEPDLSSTVPGPNRLEVGTKLGAADPYAPRVAKHRSDLLDPKGPGGLDPKLLHGAVGPGPGGGLFRDGGGPAGRPSLIARIPVARILGDPEEESWSPSLSNLEKVVVTDVTSNFLTVTIKESSTDQGFFKEKR
- the CBX8 gene encoding chromobox protein homolog 8 isoform X2, with protein sequence MELSAVGERVFAAEALLKRRIRKGRMEYLVKWKGWSQKYSTWEPEENILDARLLAAFEEREREMELFGPKKRGPKPKTFLLKAQAKAKAKTYEFRSDSSRGIRVPYPGRSPQELGSTSRAREGLRNMALTPQGSSSSSVPKADGVRDRVLRVEEKPGETPKKRGPKPRKELYKDLAESLDASKRKLGEPGDKVGDYLKARKMEEAAGAAKFSSGHSVIQLARRPEPDLSSTVPGPNRLEVGTKLGAADPYAPRVAKHRSDLLDPKGPGGLDPKLLHGAVGPGPGGGLFRDGGGPAGRPSLIARIPVARILGDPEEESWSPSLSNLEKVVVTDVTSNFLTVTIKESSTDQGFFKEKR